The nucleotide window ACCACTAGTGAAAAGCTgaagaatccagaaataatgtgaGATGATGCTCCgaaacaggatttacagtaaacttaccaagtagcctgaaaacTGCTGCTACACAGACGTCTCGGAACGGTGTTTGCTCTGTTCTTGCTTGCCTCAGCCAAGTGTTCAGGATCAGCCAAAGATCCTTCTTAGCAAATAAAATAGAGGAGAAATGGATATGTTGAGGGTCTTTGTGGTGGTTATGGAGCAGCCATTGTGGTTTTATGATCACTTGTGATTTTATGCAACATGAATGGGAACTTTGCAATATTTTAAACGACCACTAGATTATTGACCGTTAATGGAAAAAATCAGCAATAAGAACTGGGTCACAGgttaaaggtgctttttacttgtcacatgtaccttacagcacagagaaattctttcttcacatacccCAGTGATGATAGAAAGCCAGGGCAGAGCACTGGGTCAGCAATGactacagcacccctggagcacagagagttaagggtctTCCTCAAGGGCCTAAAAGTGGAACTTGGTGattctggggcttgaaccctcgaCCTTCCGAttagtaatccagagccttcaccactgagctaccacttcctgaaAAAAGACCCTCTCATGGTGAAATACTTACAGCTAAAGTTACAGaattctctctgactgtctgaacactgatcctggaaacttcatttataaatgcacaataaacattTCCTCACAGAAACATCACCATAGCAACAATTACCCAATATTTCCCTGTGAGATCTTATTGTATTAAATAGAAGATATAAAAATGGCTGTTTAAATATTAACTTTACAATATGTTGAAGATGTTTTGCATtcagtactgtataatattgGTAATGGTCCAAgtccagcccagttgtgcacacagaagatccaggctgaagatgtaGTTCCAGGTAGCAGGGCAGAGATCATAACCATACCAGCTGTTCTCCAGGAACCTCAGACTGCTGTCTTCCAGAAAAGACTTCAGGGTGCTGGTGATCATATTGTAGATGTTTCCTGGTGGCTCCTGGcaaaaatacatcattatttaatacccagtgcaataaaacactgtttaacTGACAGCATAgttcaatataaatgtttaaagaattTGTCCCACTAGATTACACtgatacttaagtaaaatacaTGATAAAgtccagtttaaaaaaatgacactgaGAGGAACACTGAGGATCAGCTTCTTACCTCATCCCAGTGCAGATACTTGGTGAGCAAGTAAAATATCTTTCCCTTTGCTTTCAGGTTGCTCACTATGTGAATTGCTCGGCATANNNNNNNNNNNNNNNNNNNNNNNNNNNNNNNNNNNNNNNNNNNNNNNNNNNNNNNNNNNNNNNNNNNNNNNNNNNNNNNNNNNNNNNNNNNNNNNNNNNNctctttctctctctctctctctctctctctctctctctctctctctctctctctctctctctctctctctctctctctctctctctctctctctctctctctctctctctctctctctctctctctctctctcacagattACATAATATTACGCACAAATAGAgcatttctcacacagataatgtggtgatacaaataaatatgatgttctttatgtgtaagtttgtctctgatgaacaagccggtggcgactgtgtcgaggaaaaactcccgagacggcataaggaagaaaccttaagaggaaccagactcaagaggaacccgtcctcatctgggtttcactgaatgtccattgattacagctaaatgatgttgaggtgaagtgatgatcagatacaaactgtagtcctgagtcagtgtagcagactgttaacataaactacagtccaaatcccaaccctcaaaactcctgttcttactctgttttgtttctcgTGGACTATTTCATCCTGGTGGtcataagtttttggacactttgttttttgtgttttttcctacgAGGACATTGTATTTGACCTGATAGTAttagtgcacatgtttgatctaaaataatgaaagtgatgagacggaactctttgtacaaataatcacacacacacacacacacacacacacacacacacacacacacacacacacacacacacacacacacacacacacacacagtgtatatgaatatataggtgctctaataaagtgtttgtaatacatgaacacaattagtatcattgtacacacagtaacatggtcatttttaaacatatgcacagagtcgttaaagactctaatataaataatacaaaattactgtaacatataaatatcgaaaatggccctgaatcctgtatgtactgtagatgttttgtttgaagtgttgtgatcatgaagatgaaatcctgcaggttatttgggtttgtactgagtgatagttgtttcataaacaccttcttataaaatccaactcaaatgttaaataaaaattcactctaaatttgtaatcagcggcgtctcaccatcacattccactacgggagcgcaggaggaggagatgcccgactgcatggaatacaggagaacatcaaatccctaccattagataactgcagaacacagtgtaaataacgacatattttccttcaataaatctggaaatgcagccattacgctctcacacagtcgttactctctttatgttctcattttcagtcctaactataatgatgttcatgacaaaactggcatgaagaaacgtgttcacatgtcacattttcatcttcaaattgtatcactggtgatgatgccactaattcatgctgattttgccaaggtgttaatgatcagtgtaattactgtaaacatataaatgctgtggtgacccccgtgtgtaatgctgcatgatggcactgctggaggattacaccaatggaagattaaggagagaaagagtctccagggaccatgatgatttctcggcccatgatgatgactgaataataagctgatttagattcctacagctgtgctcctggatctatgtgatctatgcagctgcaggacgtgatgactggcttcttggtgactttaacaatatgtagaaattgtaaacattgtcctgatgtagtctataatatgacaggtgacagaggcttcacccctcagatgctcctcacctccagaaatgcagatgtggagctctggatgtctcaggtggaagactttataccacccggaaaaagtgtgtaagattatcagggtgtgtggtgttttgcacaatgtggcactgaggaccagtttccctctccctcctgacctccctccccctcagcattatgaccccgagccacagccccctgccccacaagagcgatataaactaagtggaagaatccatgaggaggtcatacgccgtttgtaaggaagacaaaaataatggttgttattagtgtttattgtgactctttgtagtaaaagattaaaatcaagatttaaaaaaagattaaaaaagatttgacaagacagaaataaaaaatgatcaaaagatgagacgatctacaagatacaatagctttacactcagctttatactattgactataagtgtaaaactatcataaatagccataagagaaacagaaagaggaaaaggcatgttcagactctctgtttctcttgtcgtcttctttttctatttctccttttcttttgaatgttttcttgtctcagctgagcaacaatttcctcccatcgctctcggactctcatataatgatctgttttattctctgaagtcttcttttcttcctcacagagattctgggtatcctggagccccctgttggtctgaagctgtaagttgttcctctcctctatgtcaagtttagttttctctctttcatcctcctgtttttctttaaaatccaacgtgggctcaaactgagcaacacgttcctccagtcgctctttctctctgatcaaatgatctctctcctgctctgcactattttttattttctcacagtgattctgagtatcctggagctccatggtggtctgttccaaagtgagcttaagctgagcaacatgttcctccagtcgtttttgttctctcttccagctctctctctcacatcttacagttttctccagttcctcatggattttcagggaagactggagctccatggtggtctgttccaaagtgacctcaagctgagcaacatgtttctccactttcgtttgttctcttgtccagctctctctcacattctacagttttctccagttcctcattgattttcaaggaagactgtagcttcatggtggtctgctccaaaataaactcaagctgagcaacacgttcctccagttgtttttgttctctcgcccagctctggcttctctcagttatgtcctgttcctgctgctttcgctcagaagccaaagtagcctccagcttttgcaccgtctgtagcagaatggctttctcttctttctcttctgttatcttctctatcattagaagagaaaatgcatccaagtctttctctactttctccatgtgttccagcttctccttcatttcagcaatctgcttagttttcttgatcttctggtttgaaaaatctctaaaccttctgaagagctccatgtttatgcctctttactcacaagcaaaaatctcggaaatgagagaaacagagacgcgtttccaattatagacgttgtcttactgtgacgtcacaggcagatgccccgccctccgtctgtgacgtaacccggtctctttaacctgacactatgcgcatgcgcacattacagaggtaaagagcggataaaatatcatgtcttcacagcttttctgttgttcctgagagaagagcgatattacagtcataaataagataaaacggctgtaaactgtgtataaagcgagtgaatccgagttgagaaccggaagttgaccggagtgactctatgaatgttgcagaatcataaatgaccagtaggtggcagtgtgatgtgtattagagctcactgtcacagcaggtcattagaagtagtggagctctaatgacgtcattaatagcgaggacaagacacacagcagtttgggattcttttattgactttattgattaattgatttggagtatgattgtgtttctgatcaaagtaagttcatgtgtatggagtaaaacaacctgtacatttctcacttccagacagtattatgagatgttcatctgctggaagttcatgtttaatgctgcatgttttataggatttatgagctggaataaatgtccaaacatcttaaatcaacactgagtgatttttttggtagatattagatcttttacatattattaatttttaatatctgtgatttaaatacacatttataaatataaaggcttttagtgtatattagagattagaacataaaccgacacaaattaaatacaataaaaatgtattaactgaaataaaacatcaaaatataaagtttcaaaataaaatctatcaatacatttaaaattataacaatatataataataataataataataataataataataataataataataagttaaatacagtgcagtattacagcttaaatatttgaatttatttcagatcaattttattcatccattaaataaatggtgtcagcgtcagagtagtgtatttacatgatctgtttccagggttttcacgaacacaactctgttattactgttctcttttcacagcaccgtctctttcagttctaatgaaagttctcatgtattaagagggaattttatgaatgatcaataatgaaacaccttcattactgttagttatttacatatttatttacagtaataaaactatttctgtaaaaaagagaaagaaataataattaaaagcaaaataaataaaatgatgaattcagtggagcagaacgacagcacgatgacctgaaagagaaaacagagatgtgttactttacataatgtgtgtgtttgacggtacacagtgtgtgtttagtaaagttttgtaggacattatgaggacagtatgacttacgctgtagatggaaccactgcatgttcctggatggatggaggtagggcttggtgtggcggctgctccctgtccactgctcagccatagtgatacacagtgacctcctgctcaccagctttccattcaactctctgatggcattagtgtcttcatccagagaggaatatcagacaaatccaaagcctttgGACCGTCCATTGTGCATTACCACCtgtaggagtgagtgaggagatacagaaagcaaaaacatgagctttacatcactctcatgtagaaaaccatgagaaataacaagcactgtctgtatcccataatataaacagaacagctgtgttcttttatcatcaacgctctggtctcactggtgaatgaacaatgaagcacttttatttaaaggtcattttctgagagcagaaacttgctgcaagtgtacactggttctggtataatagaggatctaatcctaattcctacagaaaacagaacaaattcagcatccaatgtttgagtgcatgtgtgtgtttgcattgctgactttaataatacacactgatcaatcactcagtattaaaccaattattacatgtgaccaaacacagctgtgaccaaaacctgctccagatcatgaaagtctctataaaacacactggaaatagaatcagaatagttcctgtgtgtccagtctgagaggctgtggtgtgaatcgcctgttccactgctgctggttttcttttccaggatctgtagatgttccagttgcagatgttccagttgcaactggaacatctacagatgcagacaatcatctcatgttagcatccaatcagaaggtAAAATTTGCTAACATTAAtagttctcttctgttttaaatctttaactgcacttaacacaaaactaatcggacggctttgactcactctgtggatggatgttcttgttggcgttgggtcttgggtctgggcagggttttgaaggcgagatggtttctaccttcatgccgtgacttcgtccctgggtggtctgagagggacttaagtacacagtcctgctgcccagcaccctgCCGTTCATCTCCATGATGTCTTCTCGAGCCTCATCAGGACATGAAAACTTCACATACCCGATGTCTTTTGAGCGTCCGTTCTCCATCATGACCTGTACGGGAcagcgagcagaaacacaaagcaaagaacGCACATCAAACGTGTTAGTGGTTCACAATATCAGAGCTctccacattcagaaaatactccagctgagtacggggaggaaaccccaagttactgggaagaaggaaaatgtaaggatcagtagttataaatgacatgtgcagtgaggacagtcccaaatctcaggaacgCTTCGTACACGTCCTTCATCCACAAtacagtccagatttctcagcagcagtgtgactgtctacagaacaacaacatccagtgtgttcatcacttcatttacatttctttaggttaaaaaaaacaggaagcattcggcattagacttttgagtaagttgtgctgtgtgattcgtgataatcagatttatggtgagacataaacaccttcaacaaagtcagactcataaataatattttacctgattatctacacacagttatacattttctcacattctctaaagtctccaaaagtccaaaggacttcagcctgttctttttgatcctccaccttctgctcctccaccttctgctcctccacctctaaagaagtgtcagatagagatgggttatatataacattcaacatgcgcccaatattacaagaagagtatctgttcttgatgaagactgtttgttcaggtgaaatAACACAAGGCAGAACTTTCTCCAGACGGCAGGTCAGAGTTAAATTTTTGtatcctggtccaggtgatttaccagaaggcagacttgctaaggctatttctgtatcagatataaactcatccaattgtaatgctgtacctacacttattgtaggaatacatacattttgaaaaaggcctctaatgttgaagtgtcagcagataaaggagcagtatatagtgatttataacattggaggaaacagtcattgattgttaatactggagtgtagtggtcatcatgtctgttttacatgcagaaggttttgggtttgaCCCACAGTGGAGACATGCTCTTGAGCCTCTGATTTTAATTTCCTACTCAATTACttagttgattatttacaccaaaaagtaatgcgttactgttaaaagtaactttttagttacttttttaaagaaccttctttaatgttcccattaatgcccttttatgtgttatggtctacaaacacaaaactgaattaaacacaaagtcatttttaaacactattttattaaagtcagagcagcacaaactgaatatatcacaagcatttctgaaataaataacaaaacaagctgaataatatatttacaatcaaacactaaagtggcttctgctgttgtgttgagctcttaaacatgttctttttacagctgaagtatgaaaacagaacaccgggttagcttctagcttcgtcgaggcatgtagATTCTGAAGGAGCTtcggcagattggagttgctgtttatcgca belongs to Silurus meridionalis isolate SWU-2019-XX chromosome 4, ASM1480568v1, whole genome shotgun sequence and includes:
- the LOC124384660 gene encoding polyadenylate-binding protein 4-like, with amino-acid sequence MMENGRSKDIGYVKFSCPDEAREDIMEMNGRVLGSRTVYLSPSQTTQGRSHGMKVETISPSKPCPDPRPNANKNIHPQSGNAQWTVQRLWICLIFLSG